The Humulus lupulus chromosome 4, drHumLupu1.1, whole genome shotgun sequence genome has a window encoding:
- the LOC133829414 gene encoding RING-H2 finger protein ATL52-like has protein sequence MESHYSENLSTTVFTPLIISATGIVATTIAIVVYHFIVVRFCLTRARIREVIDGSGPIIGQPKGGLDPEKLKAIPILHYSTKPGQPGQVHFRVEQSECAVCLGELEEKVLVRLLPNCRHAFHVQCIDKWLSLHSDCPLCRSLVYPIRSSHVSLHVEDPVSERRRLLPLMPLISPLRREDKSPRRFVLKRSLSVDPSHVFLNILQRECDYYDQYSNYYYYLNKTTSSAVLYRSFSQIQPNQVNGTCSNSRTTCLVNVGDPIPCSL, from the coding sequence ATGGAGTCTCATTATTCTGAAAACCTCTCGACCACTGTATTCACTCCTCTTATAATCTCAGCCACAGGCATAGTGGCCACCACCATAGCCATCGTAGTGTACCACTTCATAGTGGTTCGGTTCTGTCTGACCCGAGCCCGGATCCGAGAAGTGATCGACGGTTCAGGACCCATTATTGGGCAACCCAAAGGAGGGTTGGACCCGGAGAAACTGAAGGCGATCCCTATCCTCCATTACTCAACCAAACCGGGTCAACCGGGTCAAGTACACTTCCGGGTCGAGCAGAGCGAGTGCGCCGTGTGCTTGGGGGAGTTGGAGGAGAAGGTCTTGGTTCGACTCTTGCCCAATTGTCGTCATGCGTTTCACGTTCAATGCATCGATAAATGGTTGTCGCTTCACTCCGACTGTCCTCTCTGTCGTTCGCTCGTTTACCCGATCCGGAGTTCGCACGTGTCGTTGCACGTGGAAGATCCCGTATCTGAACGACGTCGTTTGCTTCCGCTGATGCCTTTGATTTCGCCTCTGCGTCGTGAAGATAAGAGTCCTCGTCGTTTCGTGTTGAAAAGGTCTTTATCTGTGGATCCATCTCATGTTTTTCTTAACATATTACAAAGAGAATGTGATTATTATGACCAATatagtaattattattattatttgaacaaAACGACCAGTTCAGCGGTTTTATACAGGTCGTTTTCGCAAATTCAACCCAACCAGGTTAATGGTACCTGTAGTAATAGTAGAACTACTTGCTTGGTTAATGTTGGAGATCCCATTCCTTGCAGCTTATAA
- the LOC133831224 gene encoding purine-uracil permease NCS1, whose translation MKMNFSISKCLSSHRHLHPHPFVPSATSQNPPLTSPLLPKIKTTHHYKSVQHPKPSLRRCSLLTPMASNQSMGNFQTDGSEFEPDPTLTNDDLKPTISSQRSFSGWEMACLWVGLVVGVPTYYLAGSLVDLGMAWWQGIATVVVANIILLVPLVLTGHPGTLYGISFPVLARSSFGIRGAHIPTLLRALVGCGWYGIETWIGGEAIFLLLPNAVKTTSFANTVGWLGTSPLEFACFVVFWIAQLSFVWKGMEGIREVEKYSAPILIALTSLLLIWAYVNAGGFGHMLTLSSKLSSSEFWALFFPSLTANISFWATLALNIPDFTRYAKSQKDQVLGQIGLPIFMGAFTFVGVAVTSSTQVIFGKVISSPIELLGQIGGLTTKILAIFGISLAIITTNIAANVVAPANALVNLSPSKFTFRRGALLTALLGIAFQPWRLLGSSESFVYTWLVGYSALLGPIGGIVLADYYLVRRTELAIKDLYSLSQNGEYYYSGGYNLVALAALVVGILPVIPGFLQKVGIVSSVSEVFVVIYNNAWFFSFFISGFLYWVLSSLIRNHNSIPPQAQQPLLSNEN comes from the coding sequence atgaaaatgaaCTTTTCCATCTCCAAATGTCTCAGCTCACATCGCCATCTTCATCCCCACCCTTTCGTTCCCTCTGCAACTAGCCAAAACCCACCACTCACTTCTCCTTTATTACCAAAAATAAAGACTACCCATCACTACAAGTCGGTCCAGCACCCAAAACCTTCCCTTAGAAGATGCTCTCTTCTTACTCCCATGGCTTCAAATCAATCAATGGGCAATTTCCAAACAGATGGGTCGGAGTTCGAGCCCGACCCGACACTAACCAACGATGACCTTAAGCCAACGATaagttctcaaaggtcgttttcGGGATGGGAAATGGCCTGTCTTTGGGTGGGTCTTGTCGTTGGGGTCCCGACCTATTACTTAGCCGGTAGTCTCGTTGACCTTGGAATGGCTTGGTGGCAAGGAATCGCCACGGTCGTTGTAGCCAATATAATCCTCTTAGTCCCATTAGTTTTAACGGGTCATCCGGGAACCCTATACGGAATCTCATTCCCGGTTCTGGCCCGGTCCAGTTTCGGAATCCGAGGGGCCCATATTCCAACTCTCCTTAGGGCTTTGGTGGGTTGTGGTTGGTATGGAATCGAGACTTGGATAGGTGGTGAAGCAATCTTTCTTCTCTTGCCAAATGCTGTGAAAACGACGTCATTTGCCAATACCGTGGGTTGGCTCGGCACATCTCCACTTGAGTTCGCTTGTTTTGTCGTTTTTTGGATCGCTCAATTGTCGTTTGTCTGGAAAGGAATGGAGGGTATTCGAGAGGTGGAGAAGTATTCGGCTCCAATTCTCATTGCTCTCACTTCTTTACTACTCATTTGGGCTTACGTCAACGCCGGTGGTTTCGGCCACATGCTAACATTGTCTTCCAAGCTCTCTTCGTCTGAGTTTTGGGCCTTGTTtttcccttctctaactgcaaACATAAGCTTTTGGGCTACTCTTGCTCTCAACATACCAGACTTCACTAGATACGCCAAGTCCCAAAAGGACCAAGTTTTGGGCCAGATTGGGCTTCCAATCTTCATGGGGGCATTCACATTTGTGGGCGTAGCAGTAACCTCATCAACGCAAGTCATTTTTGGAAAAGTCATTTCCAGCCCAATTGAACTATTGGGCCAAATTGGAGGTCTCACAACAAAGATCTTAGCCATCTTTGGGATCAGTCTAGCCATCATCACAACCAACATTGCAGCCAATGTTGTGGCCCCGGCTAATGCTCTAGTGAATCTCAGTCCTTCCAAGTTCACATTTAGAAGGGGAGCACTCTTAACTGCTTTGCTTGGAATTGCTTTTCAGCCATGGAGACTTCTTGGGTCGAGTGAGAGCTTTGTGTACACATGGCTAGTGGGCTATTCTGCTCTATTGGGCCCAATTGGGGGCATAGTTTTGGCAGACTATTATCTTGTTAGGCGTACGGAGTTGGCCATAAAGGACTTGTATTCACTAAGTCAAAATGGGGAGTATTACTATTCAGGTGGCTATAATTTGGTGGCTTTGGCAGCTTTGGTGGTTGGGATTTTGCCAGTGATTCCAGGGTTCTTGCAAAAAGTTGGGATCGTTTCTTCAGTTTCTGAAGTGTTTGTGGTCATATATAACAATGCTTGGTTTTTCAGCTTTTTCATATCAGGTTTTCTTTATTGGGTTTTGTCAAGCTTAATTAGGAATCACAACTCCATACCTCCTCAAGCCCAACAACCTCTTTTGTCcaatgaaaattaa